A window of the Henckelia pumila isolate YLH828 chromosome 3, ASM3356847v2, whole genome shotgun sequence genome harbors these coding sequences:
- the LOC140886302 gene encoding cullin-1-like, producing MSQMKSIELDEGWNSMQEGITKLKKILEGHSDAQFSSEEYMMHYTTIYNMCTQKPPHDYSQQLYEKYKESFDAYITSAVLPSLREKHDEYMLRELVNRWANHKVMVRWLSRFFYYLDRYFVTRRSLPSLKEVGLACFRDLVYLELRFKARDAVITLIDQEREGEQIDRALLKNILDIFVEIGMGQMDYYEKDFEDAMLNDTAAYYSRKASNWIVDDSCPDYMLKAEECLRKEKDRVSHYLHSSSETKLLEKVQNELLVVYTNQLLEKEHSGCRALLRDDKVDDLSRMYRLFHKVPKGLEPVGNMFKQHVTSEGMVLVQQAEEAGGNKSENAGGTQEQGFVRKVIELHDKYFAYVMDCFSNNTLFHKSLKEAFEVFCNKVVTGVSSAELLAAYCDNILKKGGSEKLSDEVIEETLDKVVKLLIYISDKDLFAEFYRKKLSRRLLFDKSANDDHERLILTKLKQQCGGQFTSKMEGMVTDLTLAKENQNHFQEYLHNNQATNPGIDLTVTVLTTGFWPSYKSSDLSLPAEMVKCVEVFKEFYQTKTKHRKLTWIYSLGTCNINARFEQKPIELIVGTYQAAVLLLFNSADRLSYGDISTQLNLADDDLVRLLQSLSCAKYKILNKEPNNKTVSPNDYFTFNSKFTDRMRRIRIPLPPVDERKKVVEDVDKDRRYAIDASIVRIMKSRKVLGHQQLVLECVEQLSRMFKPDFKAIKKRIEDLITRDYLERDKENPNLFKYLA from the exons ATGAGTCAGATGAAATCTATTGAGTTGGATGAAGGATGGAATTCCATGCAAGAAGGCATTACAAAATTGAAGAAGATTTTAGAAGGCCATTCCGATGCACAGTTCAGTTCAGAAGAATACATGATGCACTACAC TACCATATACAATATGTGCACCCAGAAGCCTCCTCATGATTATTCTCAGCAGCTCTACGAGAAGTACAAAGAATCTTTTGATGCATATATTACTTCAGCA GTCCTGCCATCTTTGAGAGAAAAGCATGATGAGTACATGCTGAGGGAGCTTGTAAATAGATGGGCTAATCATAAAGTCATGGTCAGGTGGCTATCACGTTTCTTTTACTATCTTGATCGATATTTTGTTACTCGGAGGTCACTTCCTTCTCTGAAAGAAGTTGGGCTGGCCTGCTTTCGAGATCTG GTGTACCtcgagttgagattcaaagCCAGAGATGCAGTCATTACCTTG ATTGATCAAGAACGCGAAGGAGAGCAGATTGACAGGGCTTTGCTGAAGAATATACTAGATATATTTGTGGAAATTGGGATGGGGCAGATGGATTACTATGAGAAAGACTTTGAAGATGCCATGCTTAATGACACCGCTGCTTACTATTCTCGAAAAGCATCAAACTGGATTGTGGACGATTCTTGTCCTGATTACATGTTGAAG GCAGAGGAGTGCTTGCGAAAGGAAAAGGACCGCGTTTCTCATTATTTGCATTCAAGCAGTGAGACAAAACTTTTGGAG AAAGTACAAAATGAATTGTTGGTTGTATACACTAACCAGTTATTGGAAAAAGAACATTCTGGATGCCGTGCTTTACTCAGAGATGACAAG GTAGATGATCTTTCCAGGATGTATAGGCTCTTTCACAAAGTTCCCAAGGGATTGGAACCTGTTGGCAATATGTTCAAGCAG CATGTTACCTCTGAAGGCATGGTTTTGGTTCAGCAGGCTGAAGAAGCTGGTGGTAATAAG TCAGAGAATGCTGGTGGAACACAAGAGCAG GGATTTGTGAGGAAAGTAATTGAGCTTCATGACAAGTATTTTGCGTACGTAATGGATTGTTTCTCCAATAACACCCTGTTTCACAAG TCTCTCAAGGAAGCTTTTGAGGTCTTCTGCAATAAAGTTGTCACCGGCGTCTCAAGTGCTGAACTACTGGCGGCATACTGTGACAATATTCTTAAGAAAGGTGGGAGTGAAAAACTAAGTGATGAAGTCATTGAGGAAACATTAGACAAG GTGGTAAAGCTCCTGATCTATATTAGCGACAAGGACCTCTTTGCTGAGTTCTACAG GAAGAAGCTGTCTCGTCGACTGCTTTTTGATAAAAGTGCTAATGATGACCATGAGAGGCTTATTTTAACAAAGTTAAAGCAGCAGTGTGGTGGTCAGTTCACTTCAAAGATGGAGGGAATG GTTACTGATTTGACGCTCGCAAAGGAAAACCAGAACCACTTCCAAGAATATCTCCACAACAACCAAGCTACCAATCCTGGGATAGATTTGACTGTCACTGTTCTCACGACTGGATTTTGGCCAAGTTACAAATCTTCAGATCTGAGTCTACCTGCGGAGATG GTGAAGTGTGTCGAGGTTTTCAAGGAGTTTTATCAAACCAAAACAAAACACAGGAAATTGACATGGATTTATTCTTTGGGAACCTGCAACATAAATGCAAGGTTTGAGCAGAAACCAATTGAGCTAATCGTGGGAACATATCAG GCCGCTGTACTACTGCTATTCAATTCTGCAGATAGGCTGAGTTATGGTGACATCTCGACTCAGTTAAATTTGGCTGATGATGATTTGGTTAGATTGCTTCAGTCACTTTCATGTGCGAAGTACAAGATCTTAAACAAGGAGCCAAATAATAAAACGGTTTCGCCTAATGATTATTTCACATTCAATTCGAAGTTCACAGACAGGATGAGAAGGATCAGG ATCCCTCTTCCCCCTGTGGATGAAAGAAAAAAGGTGGTTGAAGATGTTGACAAGGATAGGCGCTATGCAATTGATGCCTCAATTGTACGCATAATGAAAAGTCGTAAAGTTTTGGGCCATCAACAGTTAGTCCTGGAGTGTGTCGAACAGTTGAGCCGCATGTTTAAG CCTGATTTTAAGGCGATTAAGAAGCGTATTGAAGATCTCATAACTCGAGACTACCTGGAGAGGGACAAAGAGAACCCGAACTTGTTCAAGTACTTGGCCTGA
- the LOC140892842 gene encoding wee1-like protein kinase — protein MKRKTLRRGNTNREFKRQRKHCGLIVKGSLADHLTVPMEPFSLGLPVDSDNSSRFQMLLDAEANSSAEALPMDFEDNIACADDKGFILSQDFFCTPDYITPEMPAMPTNLDWNKEYIQCPKSPEKIKTGKGKRQKLDAKSRSSPVSTVAIQELEDLTDHSEETDEMNPEIPVTLQKNHSFVSKSAVALRCRVMPPPCLRNPYLKDGSESNSDPFANQRSKCAGFYPSAIGSDGLSRYRTDFHEIEKIGNGNFNHVFKVLKRIDGCMYAVKQSMRQLHQDMERRKALMEVQSLAALGFHENIVGYYSSWFENEQLYIQLELCEHSLSMIKPSKLFTEGEVLEAMHQVSKALMHIHENGIAHLDVKPDNIYVKHGVCKLGDFGCATLLDRSLPVEEGDARYMPQEILNENYDHLDKVDIFSLGVSVYELVRGSALPESGPHFQNLREGKLPLLPGHSMQFQNLLKVMMDPDPTRRPSAKELVENQIFVRNQRNGKCK, from the exons ATGAAGAGAAAAACCCTAAGAAGGGGAAATACCAATCGCGAATTCAAGAGACAGAGAAAGCACTGTGGATTGATAGTGAAAGGATCCCTAGCGGACCATCTGACGGTGCCTATGGAGCCATTTTCACTCGGTTTACCTGTTGATTCGGACAACTCTTCGCGATTCCAGATGCTTCTTGATGCGGAAGCGAATTCATCAGCTGAGGCTTTGCCGATGGATTTTGAAGATAACATTGCGTGCGCGGATGACAAAGGATTCATACTCAGTCAAGATTTCTTCTG TACACCCGACTATATTACACCAGAAATGCCTGCTATGCCAACCAATTTAGACTGGAATAAG GAATACATCCAATGTCCTAAGTCACCAGAGAAAATTAAAACCGGGAAAGGCAAAAGGCAAAAGTTAG ATGCTAAATCCAGGTCATCCCCTGTATCAACAGTTGCTATACAAGAGTTGGAAGATCTTACTGATCACAGTGAAGAAACAGATGAGATGAATCCAGAAATACCAGTTACATtgcaaaagaatcacagctttGTTTCGAAGTCTGCTGTAGCATTAAGGTGTAGGGTCATGCCTCCTCCTTGTCTAAGGAACCCATACCTTAAAGATGGATCTGAATCAAATTCTGATCCCTTTGCCAATCAAAGATCAAAATGTGCAG GTTTTTACCCTTCTGCAATTGGCAGTGATGGGCTTTCTCGTTACAGGACAGATTTCCATGAAATTGAG AAAATAGGTAATGGAAATTTCAACCATGTTTTCAAAGTCTTGAAGAGAATTGATGGCTGCATGTATGCAGTGAAACAGAGCATGAGGCAGTTACATCAAGACATGGAAAG GCGCAAGGCTTTGATGGAGGTTCAATCTTTGGCCGCCTTAG GGTTCCATGAAAACATAGTGGGATACTATTCTTCTTGGTTTGAAAATGAGCAGCTTTATATCCAACTGGAGCTATGTGAACACAGCCTTTCAATGATTAAGCCATCTAAATTATTCACCGAGGGTGAAGTGTTAGAAGCAATGCATCAG GTTTCCAAGGCATTGATGCACATACATGAGAATGGAATTGCTCATTTAGATGTAAAACCGGATAACATATATGTTAAACACGGAGTTTGTAAGCTTGGCGATTTTGGCTGTGCTACTCTGCTCGATAGAAGCCTACCAGTTGAAGAAGGTGATGCACGCTATATGCCCCAAGAAATCCTGAATGAGAATTACGATCATCTGGACAAAGTTGATATCTTTTCTTTAGGAGTTTCAGTCTATGAACTCGTCAGAGGGTCAGCTTTGCCTGAATCTGGGCCTCATTTTCAAAATCTTAGAGAAGGAAAATTGCCTCTTCTTCCTGGACATTCCATGCAGTTTCAGAATTTACTCAAG GTGATGATGGACCCTGATCCAACACGACGACCTTCGGCTAAAGAACTAGTTGAGAATCAAATTTTTGTCAGGAACCAACGGAACGGCAAATGCAAGTAA
- the LOC140888817 gene encoding uncharacterized protein: MARGQQAPNNQAPPNPPNLIGRAHLEDTGSHLYLQNGDHPGMKLVSHLLTGNNYNSWNRSMTTALTAKNKFVFVYGSLLKPNSNDLLFGAWIRCNSMVISWILNVVSRGIADSLLYMSTASEIWGDLRNRFHESNAPRIFQIKKLLNGLQQGSMDANSYYTKLRIMWDELKDFQAVSMCNCGSMKEWMNYQD; encoded by the coding sequence ATGGCGAGAGGACAGCAAGCTCCTAACAATCAAGCTCCGCCGAATCCGCCGAATCTGATCGGACGAGCACATCTTGAAGACACTGGTAGTCATTTGTATTTGCAGAATGGGGATCATCCTGGTATGAAATTAGTATCACACCTGCTTACAGGTAACAATTACAATTCGTGGAATCGATCGATGACTACGGCTTTAACGGCCAAAAATAAGTTCGTGTTTGTTTATGGTTCGTTGTTGAAACCTAATTCCAATGATTTGTTGTTCGGGGCATGGATTCGTTGCAATAGTATGGTAATTTCATGGATATTGAATGTTGTGAGTCGTGGTATTGCTGATAGTCTATTGTATATGTCTACTGCTTCTGAGATTTGGGGAGATTTGCGTAATCGCTTTCATGAGAGCAATGCTCCACGAATTTTCCAGATTAAGAAACTGCTGAATGGTCTGCAACAAGGTTCTATGGATGCTAATTCATATTATACAAAATTGAGGATTATGTGGGATGAGCTTAAGGATTTTCAAGCGGTGTCTATGTGTAATTGTGGTTCAATGAAAGAATGGATGAACTACCAAGATTAG
- the LOC140893403 gene encoding zinc finger protein GAI-ASSOCIATED FACTOR 1-like, whose protein sequence is MSNISGDEGSFSSGEVQQSHEQKLLQRNQSLGTANTNSSNGSTSTAKKKRNLPGTPDPTAEVVALSPTTLMATNRFVCEICNKGFQRDQNLQLHRRGHNLPWKLKQRTTSEARKRVYICPEPSCVHNNANRALGDLTGIKKHYSRKHGEKKWKCDKCSKKYAVQSDWKAHQKTCGTREYKCDCGTIFSRRDSFITHRAFCDALAEENSKVMTNGLMSPNLQAQMPELLSTMPINANTNTSMEFNNPLKSLQQELVPIPFKPMNIGAAGAMFSSSSGNLFGSPRSMPSTSSGLQLSSNSTPSGYNYHQDNKNLGQISGSGPHMSATALLQKAAQMGATASNSINSPMMQKSFVSSMAGPDQISGASRPITNIHYDNFQPQNEQQSSALIMNGGFTTSQLFDNGGSAMNDMVMYGGMLIGSDQNSVAAAGFLKNLAEIQEESDQNSACIQQGRHNNNNVMMARNLTRLGHGGNDMTTVDFLGVGGAMDHVEAMNQQRIQAMHNPFHQHISHGDSDVEKPLYNTF, encoded by the exons ATGTCAAATATCTCAGGCGATGAAGGGAGTTTCTCTTCGGGAGAAGTTCAGCAGAGCCATGAACAGAAGCTGCTGCAACGCAACCAGTCGCTCGGGACCGCGAACACGAACAGCAGCAATGGCTCCACCTCTACTGCTAAGAAGAAACGAAATCTACCAGGAACTCCAG ATCCCACAGCTGAAGTTGTTGCTTTATCACCAACCACCCTTATGGCAACAAACAGATTTGTGTGTGAAATATGCAACAAAGGGTTCCAAAGGGATCAAAATCTGCAACTACACAGAAGAGGTCACAATCTTCCATGGAAGCTTAAGCAGAGAACCACCTCCGAAGCGCGAAAACGTGTTTACATCTGCCCTGAACCGTCCTGCGTGCACAACAACGCGAATCGAGCCTTAGGCGATCTCACCGGGATCAAGAAACATTACAGCAGGAAACACGGAGAGAAGAAGTGGAAATGTGACAAATGCTCCAAGAAATATGCAGTTCAATCTGATTGGAAAGCTCATCAAAAGACTTGTGGCACTAGGGAGTATAAGTGTGACTGTGGAACCATTTTCTCTAG GAGAGACAGCTTCATAACTCACAGGGCATTTTGtgatgcattggctgaagaaaaCAGCAAAGTAATGACTAATGGCCTAATGAGCCCCAATTTGCAAGCCCAAATGCCTGAGTTATTGTCAACTATGCCTATAAACGCTAACACAAACACATCTATGGAATTCAACAACCCTTTAAAGTCACTCCAACAAGAGCTAGTTCCAATTCCTTTCAAGCCGATGAACATCGGTGCCGCGGGCGCCATGTTCTCCAGCAGTTCGGGTAATCTCTTCGGCAGCCCAAGAAGCATGCCTTCTACCTCATCCGGCCTTCAACTCAGCTCAAACTCGACCCCGTCGGGCTACAACTATCACCAAGATAACAAGAACCTAGGCCAAATTTCGGGATCCGGCCCCCATATGTCTGCCACGGCTCTGCTGCAGAAAGCAGCCCAGATGGGGGCCACGGCAAGCAATAGTATCAACTCCCCTATGATGCAGAAGAGCTTTGTCAGCAGCATGGCCGGCCCCGACCAGATATCCGGCGCTAGTCGACCCATTACCAACATCCACTACGACAACTTCCAGCCTCAAAACGAACAACAATCTTCGGCATTGATTATGAATGGTGGATTTACCACGTCTCAGCTCTTTGATAATGGCGGATCCGCCATGAACGATATGGTGATGTACGGCGGCATGCTCATTGGGAGCGACCAAAACTCGGTGGCGGCGGCCGGATTCCTGAAAAACTTAGCAGAAATACAAGAGGAGAGCGATCAAAACTCTGCATGCATTCAACAGGGAAGACACAACAACAATAATGTCATGATGGCGAGAAATCTTACAAGATTGGGACATGGGGGAAATGATATGACCACCGTTGATTTCTTGGGAGTTGGGGGAGCAATGGATCATGTGGAAGCCATGAATCAGCAGAGAATCCAAGCTATGCATAACCCTTTCCACCAACACATCTCACATGGAGATTCTGACGTAGAAAAGCCATTGTACAACACATTCTGA
- the LOC140888816 gene encoding nuclear transcription factor Y subunit B-4-like encodes MVENDNNIIPPFNHNLQVQTVLLTLTNCTAGVEDDQPLISREHDRLLPIANVGRIMKQILPPNAKISKESKETMQECVSEFVGFVTGEASSKCSQEKRKTMNGGDICWALGSLGFDDYAEALKRYLHKYREAEEERVHHNKAKEAPALVDLGLNLMERRRF; translated from the coding sequence ATGGTTGAAAATGATAATAACATTATACCACCTTTCAACCACAACCTACAAGTGCAAACAGTACTGCTCACACTCACCAACTGCACCGCCGGAGTAGAGGATGATCAGCCGTTGATATCCAGAGAGCACGACCGTCTTCTTCCGATCGCCAACGTGGGGCGAATAATGAAGCAGATTCTTCCTCCCAATGCTAAAATCTCCAAAGAAAGTAAAGAAACCATGCAAGAATGTGTATCGGAATTCGTCGGCTTCGTAACGGGAGAAGCCTCTTCCAAATGCTCCCAGGAGAAGAGAAAGACCATGAATGGAGGTGATATCTGTTGGGCTTTGGGGAGTTTAGGGTTTGATGATTATGCAGAGGCTTTAAAAAGATATTTGCACAAGTATAGAGAGGCAGAAGAAGAAAGGGTTCATCATAACAAGGCTAAAGAGGCTCCAGCTCTTGTTGATCTTGGCTTGAATTTGATGGAGAGAAGAAGATTTTAG